The following proteins are encoded in a genomic region of Prionailurus viverrinus isolate Anna chromosome E3, UM_Priviv_1.0, whole genome shotgun sequence:
- the UBALD1 gene encoding UBA-like domain-containing protein 1 — protein MSVNMDELKHQVMINQFVLTAGCAADQAKQLLQAAHWQFETALSAFFQETNIPYSHHHHQMMCTPANTPATPPNFPDALTMFSRLKASESFHGGGSGSPMAATATSPPPHFPHAATGSFAAPSWPTAASPPGGPQHHQPQQPPLWTPAPPSPASDWPPLAPQQAASEPRAHPAMEAER, from the exons ATGTCCGTGAACATGGACGAGCTCAAGCACCAGGTCATGATCAACCAGTTCGTGCTGACGGCGGGCTGCGCTGCCGACCAGGCGAAGCAGCTGCTGCAGGCGGCCCACTGGCAGTTCGAG ACGGCCCTCAGCGCCTTTTTCCAGGAGACCAACATCCCCTatagccaccaccaccaccagatg ATGTGCACTCCTGCCAACACCCCTGCCACGCCCCCCAACTTCCCCGATGCCCTCACCATGTTCTCCCGTCTCAAGGCTTCCGAGAGTTTCCACGGTGGCGGCAGTGGCAGCCCAATGGCCGCCACGGCCACGTCCCCCCCGCCGCACTTCCCCCACGCCGCCACCGGCAGCTTCGCGGCACCCAGCTGGCCGACCGCGGCCTCGCCCCCAGGGGGGCCACAGCACCACCAGCCACAGCAGCCGCCCCTGTGGACTCCGGCACCCCCTTCCCCAGCGTCAGACTGGCCGCCCTTGGCCCCCCAACAGGCCGCCTCAGAACCGAGGGCCCACCCCGCCATGGAGGCCGAGAGATAA